Proteins co-encoded in one Scomber scombrus chromosome 14, fScoSco1.1, whole genome shotgun sequence genomic window:
- the cxxc5a gene encoding CXXC-type zinc finger protein 5, which produces MSSGLSEGGRTEDQERSSCKPDSPVIERRNRSGIISEPLSKSLKNSRTLSQYTAVSSATTNGHKDNSETKSHSAKPQPPLQPQPTVSALTAAKLDQTLEQVLEGQNGLLHFAQAAALLKRAGMEHMLLPGGMGVGVGGGDAGSGASDLEGTSVTDAVGGPVDFPYGVGGGFPFNPGLFIMTPAGVFLADSALHMAGLAEYPAQSELASAINSGKKKRKRCGMCPPCRRRINCEQCSSCRNRKTGHQICKFRKCEELKKKPSAALEVMLPTGAAFRWFQ; this is translated from the exons ATGTCTAGCGGGCTGTCGGAGGGGGGCCGGACAGAGGACCAGGAGCGGAGTAGCTGCAAACCGGACTCTCCTGTTATAGAGCGCAGGAATCGCAGTGGCATCATCAGTGAGCCCCTCAGTAAGAGCCTTAAGAACTCCCGCACCCTATCCCAGTATACAGCAGTCTCCTCTGCCACCACCAATGGACACAAGGACAATAGTGAGACTAAGAGCCACTCGGCTAAGCCTCAGCCACCCCTGCAGCCCCAGCCCACTGTCTCCGCACTTACAGCAGCCAAGTTGGACCAGACCCTAGAGCAGGTTCTGGAGGGACAGAATGGCCTGCTGCACTTTGCCCAGGCAGCAGCACTGTTAAAGCGGGCCGGTATGGAGCACATGCTCCTGCCTGGGGGCATGGGAGTGGGAGTTGGCGGTGGAGATGCAGGCTCGGGGGCTAGCGACTTGGAGGGTACGTCTGTCACGGACGCCGTAGGTGGTCCTGTTGACTTCCCATATGGAGTAGGGGGTGGCTTCCCCTTCAACCCGGGGCTTTTCATCATGACGCCGGCTGGAGTGTTTCTGGCGGACAGCGCGCTACACATGGCCGGCCTGGCCGAGTATCCGGCACAGAGTGAGCTGGCCTCTGCTATCAACTCCGGTAAAAAGAAGCGAAAACGTTGCGGCATGTGCCCACCTTGTCGACGGCGGATTAACTGCGAGCAGTGCAGCAGCTGCCGGAATCGCAAAACAGGCCACCAGATCTGCAAGTTTCGCAAATGTGAGGAACTGAAGAAGAAGCCCTCTGCTGCTCTGGAG GTGATGCTTCCTACAGGAGCGGCGTTCCGGTGGTTCCAGTAG